In Larimichthys crocea isolate SSNF chromosome VI, L_crocea_2.0, whole genome shotgun sequence, one genomic interval encodes:
- the fam83d gene encoding protein FAM83D, with protein MRIQEGQERREKTKYECDFPQVKSLPATCGTVESVRGEQGGTTSTAMALSQLLDDSPLRLGPKPARADDLNLQELYNERHRLALEELLSGGVDSFLDFLRKERIPNFLSDDEIQRIRSAAVAPKRCASFLGEDQVLEQSLSSSVDCSSVTYFPEVSDVEPPLLEMGWPAFTAGSYRGVTRAVAHFQPSYGECIYSCKEAARRMIRSAREVIAIVTDSLTDLDIFKDLQEACSQRKVPVYILLDQSCAPAFFKMCRNVGIRLDDLRQMRVRIITGTTYYMRSGARITGEVHERFMLIDGNRVATGSYRFNWTDGKLNSSNLIELSGQITEKFDEEFRILYAQSLPINTLGPPSVRNSGIYDHLLLKHSATSSPHPARERPAELACLTSTPTRKPQTVAGQSFCEPSTPDCRKANPVSDTSTINEDWTEQQQMQEEILAGSTTGFPADQLAEKESMTPSTVSCHVSTQTSRSVTDSHTQTDQQLTQQPDRITPTSTEPNGDTAPSFASSRQISPTQAAPDATLKDCFHKLTKERQYHYSTIRSKLEHMVTALSQRRELADVTNMTQGPSAHSRQTVHKDCGQEPNPRLLVESAGMGTWPRARCVH; from the exons ATGCGGATCCAGGAGGGACAGGAacggagggaaaaaacaaaatacgAATGTGACTTCCCGCAGGTCAAATCGTTACCTGCCACCTGCGGTACAGTAGAGTCCGTTAGAGGGGAACAAGGGGGAACAACGTCCACAGCGATGGCTCTGTCGCAGCTCCTCGACGACTCACCTCTGAGGTTAGGTCCTAAACCCGCCAGGGCCGACGACCTGAACCTGCAGGAGTTGTACAACGAGAGGCACCGCTTGgctctggaggagctgctgtctGGGGGGGTCGACAGTTTTTTGGACTTCCTCAGGAAAGAGAGGATCCCCAACTTTCTATCAGACGATGAGATCCAGAGGATCAGGAGCGCCGCCGTGGCTCCCAAGCGGTGCGCGTCCTTCCTGGGTGAGGATCAGGTCCTGGAGCAGTCCCTCAGCAGCTCCGTGGACTGCTCCTCGGTCACCTATTTCCCCGAGGTGTCGGACGTTGAGCCGCCGCTGCTGGAGATGGGCTGGCCCGCCTTCACTGCTGGTTCCTACAGGGGAGTCACACGGGCCGTGGCGCACTTCCAGCCCAGCTACGGGGAGTGCATCTACAGCTGCAAGGAGGCTGCGAGGCGGATGATTAGAAGTGCCAGAGAG GTGATTGCCATAGTTACAGACTCCCTGACAGACCTGGATATCTTTAAGGATCTCCAGGAAGCATGCTCCCAACGCAAAGTCCCTGTCTACATCCTGCTGGACCAATCATGTGCTCCTGCTTTCTtcaaaatgtgcagaaatgttGGCATTCGCTTGGATGACCTTCGG CAAATGAGAGTACGAATCATAACTGGTACAACTTATTACATGAGATCAGGTGCGAGGATTACTGGGGAAGTTCACGAGAGGTTCATGCTGATTGATGGAAACAGAGTGGCTACAGGTTCCTACAG GTTCAACTGGACTGATGGCAAACTAAACAGCAGCAACCTGATCGAGCTTTCTGGTCAGATAACAGAGAAATTTGACGAGGAGTTCCGCATCCTCTATGCCCAGTCTCTACCTATAAACACCCTAGGACCTCCAAGTGTCCGAAACAGCGGCATCTACGATCACCTCCTCCTCAAACACTCGgccacctcctcccctcaccCGGCCAGAGAGAGGCCTGCAGAGCTAGCGTGTTTGACCAGCACCCCCACGCGCAAACCCCAAACTGTAGCTGGCCAGTCCTTTTGTGAACCCTCGACTCCAGATTGCCGTAAAGCCAACCCGGTGTCGGACACCTCCACCATAAATGAGGACTGGACGGAGCAGCAGCAAATGCAGGAGGAGATCCTGGCTGGTAGCACCACTGGTTTCCCTGCAGACCAGCTAGCAGAGAAAGAGTCGATGACCCCCAGCACTGTCTCCTGCCACGTCTCCACTCAGACCAGTCGGTCAGTGACGGACAGTCACACCCAGACTGATCAGCAGCTCACACAGCAACCCGACCGCATCACACCAACAAGCACAGAGCCAAACGGGGACACAGCTCCCTCCTTTGCGTCTTCCAGGCAGATCTCGCCCACCCAGGCAGCTCCAGACGCAACCTTAAAGGACTGCTTCCACAAGCTGACCAAAGAGCGCCAGTACCACTACTCTACCATCCGCTCCAAGCTGGAGCACATGGTGACCGCCCTGTCCCAGAGGCGAGAGCTAGCGGACGTCACCAACATGACTCAAGGACCTAGCGCTCACAGCAGGCAGACGGTACACAAAGACTGTGGGCAGGAACCAAACCCCAGACTGCTTGTTGAAAGTGCGGGCATGGGCACATGGCCAAGAGCCAGATGTGTACACTAG